The window TATTAATTCATTCGCCGTAAAGGGCTTGACGATGTAATCATCACCGCCAATAGTTAGCCCTTTTACTTTATCCTCATTTGCATCGCGTGCTGTTAAAAATATTACGGGAACTTGACATATTGCTTGAATCGCTTCACATACAACAAATCCATCTTCCCCTGGCATCATCACATCGAGCAATACTAAATCAACTTGCTGCTTTGTCAGGATATGATACGCTTCTGTCCCATTCGCAGCCATTTTTATCGTGTAGCCTGATTGGGATAGTACAATGTCAATTAGCTGCCTCATATTTTCTTCATCATCTACAATTAATATTGTTACCATCCGCTATCCCTCCCTCACAAGCAAGTGAAATGGTCCTTTTTCTGTATGGACCTTTTTTTGAATTCTTCTATTATTAATAAAATAAATCGAATGATCGTCATAGCCTGCTACAACGAGTGAATCTTTAAAATGCGCTACGGCAAACGGATTCGCACCAATTTCAAGCTGCCATTCAATTATTCCATCCGTATTCACAACGTACAATATATTTTCACCATGACTAACAACAGCAATTTCATCATCCCTTTGTGAAAAGCCAACTGGCATTAACGGCATTAGTATTTCTTTTATTTTTTCACCTGTAGATTGTGCATAAATATCGACGGTTTTATTGGGGCTATTTCCTTCACCATGTCCACCAACCCATAGTTCATCTCGTCCAGTAGGAATGACCAGGCCATGCGATGATTTTGGTATCACCCATTCGTCTAAGATGGCCATTGTTTCAGTAGAAATAACTGAAAGAATCGTGTCTTTGTAATTGATCACATACAGCTTACCATCACTCACCAACATTGACATTGGATAATTATGAAGCTTTACTGTATGCTGCAATTCCCCTTTCATCGTGTAACTTGTAAGTTCATTCGTTTTACTATTCGTTATAAATATCTTTTCAGTTTGCGCATCAAAATAGGCGTTCGTTACACCTAATCCTGTACTGATTTCTTTCAAAAGCTTCCCAGTAGAAAGCTCATATAAATCGGCATCTTTCAGTTGATGGCCGTACAATAAAATGGCATCTTTTCCAACTAATATGGCACCTGTATACGCTTTTTCTAAAGGCCACAAAGCAATTTCATTCGCTGATTGATCAAAAAATGTAATTGATGGCTCTATTATATTAACCGATGCGACGAATGATTGATGTGGGTCAATACGTTCGAAACGGTCATCTGAACAACCAGTAAGTATAAATACAAATAGAGAAAACAAAATGAAATGAGTTCGTTTCATATTTCGCCACCTCGCTATTAAGCGTACTAAATAATTGTGAAATTTGCATGAAAGGCGTGAGATAAAATTGTGAACAAATTAGGCTGCACGATGAAACTTAAAAAAATGCTGTACTAAAAGAGTTTGTCCTTTAGTACAGCATTTTCATTCGAAATTATCTTCAATCAGCAAATATTCTCTCACCTCTATAGGTGGCGAGATGAATGCAAGTATAGCCTTTTTAGTGAACATCCCACCGCCGGCTAAATAGGGGCACTCTGGCAAAGAACGTCGCGTCCTGCTGCAACACCAGGATGACCTGCATCGTGCTGGCCCAAGCAAAATTAAAATTATGGCACAATTGATTTGAAAGTAGGAATTACGGAGTGACCGGTGATTCAAAAAGTTCTTGAATGACTTTGTCCGCCGCTCGTTTTCCCTGCGCAACACAATCGGGCACACTAATCCCTTTGTACGAACTCCCTACAAGATGAATTTTTGGATATTCCTTATGAAATTGCTCGTCCATTTTTTTCATGCGTGCCTCATGACCAATCGTATATTGCGGCATAGATTCTTTCCAACGTGCAACTACCGTAAAAATGGGCGAACTCGTTAATCCAACAGCATTTCGTAAATCTTGCAAGACAATTTTCTCAATCTCACTGTCCGAAAGCTCTACAATGGACTCGTCCCCTACACGCCCTATATAAACACGCAAAGAATCATAATCTTCTGGCGCAACATCATCCCATTTACGATTATTCCACGTACAAGTCGTAATGGCAAAATCACTATTTCGGGAAACAAAGAAATTTAACGTATCTGCATGCTTTTTCATTTGCCCTTTTTTAAATGCCATCGTCACCGTTGCAATCGTTGCATAGTTCATATTCGGGATTTGTTGGATTGCCTCTGAATCACTAAATATTTTTTTCGTCACATTAAACGGGGTTGTGACAACGACCATATCTGCTTGAATTGGTGAACCACTATTTAAATTAACTTGATATGTGCTATCTGGTAATTTTTCAATGGCATCGACTTTGATTCCTTTTAAAATTGATTGATCAGCCAATTCTTTTTCTAATGTTTCCACTAATGTTTCGAGTCCATTTTTAAATGTCTCATAATGCAGTTCACCATGTGTATCATCTAACGCATAAATTCCTCGTCCTGTCTTTTTCATCCCTAAAAGTAAACTACGATAATCTTTCTCTAACTGGTAAAATTGCGGGAACATTGAGTGCATGCTTAAATGATCGACGTCTCCTGCAAAGGTACCTGCAAGTACAGGCTCTACTAAATTTTCTACAACCTCTTGACCAAAACGTCGTCGGAAAAATTCACTTATTGGTTCATCCGCTTCATGAGGGAGTTTCGGTAAAAACAAATCTCCTGCCGCACGAATCTTACCACTTAAAGAAAGGACACTCGATGTCATAAACGAGGAAATATCAGGTGACCCCCCGAGCAATAAATTACTCGGGATGGGATGAAGTTCGCTACCAATCGCAATGAATGTTCGACCATTTTTATTTTGAATCATTTCATGTTCGATATTTAAATCACGTGCCAAATCGCGGACACTGCTACTTGTATCAAAAAACGATTCGGGGCCACGTTCGATAATAAACCCATCTTTTCGTACTGTATGGATTTTTCCTCCTAAACGTAGAGATGCTTCACTTAATACTACGTCTAAAGGTAAATTTTGCGCCTTCGCTTTTTGCTGTAAATAGAATGCCGTCGTTAAGCCTGTGATTCCACCGCCAACGATAACAACCTTTCGTCTTTTTAATGTCACCTTCATCATCACTCTCTATATTAATTCACTAGTTTTTTGTTTATCGCATCCACCATCGCATCGATAAATAACGGATGCGTATTTGGCATCGTTGGACGATAATAGCTAGCACCGATTTCATTACAAACTAATTTACACTCAAAATCGTTATCATAAAGAACTTCTAAATGCTCTGTTACGAAACCGACTGGTGTGTAAATAAATGCTTTATACCCTTTTTGTTCAAATAATTCTCTCGTTAAATCTTGTACATCCGGTCCTAACCATGGCTCTGGTGTTTGACCAGCTGATTGCCAACCAACGACAACATTTTCAATTGCGGAGGCTTGTTCGATTAAATTTGCCGTTTCAACTAATTGTTGTTCATACGGGTCACCAGCTAATTTGATTTTTTCTGGTAATGAGTGATTCGAAACAATTAGACAGCAGTTTGTCCGTTCTTCATCTGACATTTTAGCTAGCTCACCATTAACGGCTTGCTTCCAAAACTCGATAAATTTAGGTTCATCATACCATGCTTCCACAGAAGTAATCTTTAAAGTGCCACCTAATTTTTCAGCAGCTTCTATTGCTCGGCCATTATATGATTTAACTGAAAATGTCGAGAAATGAGGTGCTAAAACAATGGAGATCGCCTCTGTAATTCCTTCGTTTACCATTGCCTCTACTGCATCTTCTACGAAAGGCTCGATATGTTTTAATCCAATAAACACTTTATATTCAACTTCATCTTGTACCTCGTTTAAACGTGCGCCTAACGCTTCCGCTTGTGCAACGGTCATTTTAGCAAGTGGCGAAATTCCACCAATGGCACGGTAGCGCGCTGCTAAATCATCAATATGTTCTTGAGACGGTTTGCGACCGTGACGAATATGTGTATAATAACGTTCGATATCTTCTTCTTTATACGGCGTACCGTATGCCATTACTAATAAACCACGTACTTGTTTCATGCCTTTTCACCTCTATAAAGTTTTAAACGACCTTTGATAAATCGATCAATTAACCGCGCTTCGCAATTTGTTCGCGACTATATTCATGCACAAAAGTCGTTAAGCGTTTTAATACAGCTGGACTTACTTCTGGGAATACTCCATGGCCTAGGTTGAAAATATGTCCGCCTTCATGTGCTAATCCTTGATCCACAATATCTTTCGCACGAGCTTCTAATACGTTCCAATCTGAAATCAGTAATGTCGGATCTAAGTTACCTTGTACAGCTTTGGTTACACCACGCGCTCCCGCTTCACGAATTGGTAAACGCCAATCTAAACCAACAACATCAATCGGTAAATCATGCCATTCATTCACTAAATGAGATGCACCTACTCCAAATTGAATTAACGGTACATTTAATTTTCGTAGCTCACCAAAAATACGAGTCATCGTAGGCTTTATAAAAATGCGATAATCATCAACATTCAATGCACCTACCCATGAGTCAAAAATTTGAATGGCTTTTGCACCTGCTTCTACTTGAGCTGTAATATCCGCAATTATCATGTCTGCTAACTTGTCCATTAATGCAAACCAAGCTTTTGGCTCAGATACCATAAAGGATTTCGTTTTTGCGTAACTACGACTAGGACCGCCTTCAATCATGTAGCTCGCTAATGTAAATGGTGCACCACCAAAGCCAATTAACGGTACATTCAGTTGTTCTTGCGTAAGCATTTTAATCGTTTCCAGAACATAAGGTGTATGTTCTTTTGCGTTAAATTCACCCAGCTTCTCAACATCTGCAACTGTACGAATTGGATTTGAAATAACCGGACCAATTCCCGCTTGTATTTTCACATCAACACCAATACCAGGTAATGGTGTCACAATATCTTTATATAAAATCGCTGCATCTACATCATATTGTTCAACAGGTAGACGTGTGACATAAGCACATAGCTCAGGTTGCATCGTAATTTCTTCCAATGAATATTTTGCTTTGATTTCACGATATTCTGGCTGTGAACGACCTGCTTGGCGCATAAACCAAACCGGAGTATGTTCTACTTCCTCCCCGCGAGCAGCACGTAATAACGTATCATTAAATTTAGTCATAAACTCATCCAAACCCCTTCAGATTTATAATTTAATTTTCTTTCTCTATAATGTCAGTGATATCCATTATCGACTATAAACTGTTCGTTTAGTATTGTATAGTTTTCTCATACAAATGTCATAAAATTGTTCTTTCTAACCCCCTCTTTTTGACAAATAGGTTGAACTTCAATATAAATGGAACTATTAGAGCAAAAGGAGGTTGTCATATTGAATTTTTATATCACATCTGGAACACCTGATTTTATGGAAAAATTAATTGCTAAAAATCACAAAGAATCCCTCATTTTATTACATGGAAATGGGAATTCAGTTGTCCTTCATGAAAGTCCCAAAAAATCTTTTTTTGCCGTCCCACGTAATTTTGAGGTGCTGGATCAAAAAGGGCAATTCGAACAAAAAGGTTATTTTACTTTTTACAATATGCCGATTTTGTCAGATGGTCGACCTGTTTTCGAGAACGCAGTATCGGATGTCATTACGTCGCTGAAAACAGATAGTACGGTCATCGCCTATCGTTTTTTACGTCCAATTAAAGCCGATACGTATTTGCTCATCATCCAGTGGGTAGGTCCTGCGTCATTTGATGTTTGGAAAAATGGCCAAAATTATAAAGCGAAAATCGCACCTATTTTAGAAGGGAAAGCTTCGGTCATCCAATCCATGTTCGACACGTCATTTTATATGACGACTTACAGCGCTACACCAAAAGATTAGCGCTGCGAATGTATGCTTTTTATTATGGATTCTGATAATCTTCTGTAGAAGTAATTTTTCTAATACGGATTCTAAAAAAGTGCCTGCATGTTTTGTCTGGCTAAGCACATGAGCCTCACAGCTTTGTGCAAGGCCAGCCTTTATAAAATGTATCCTAATGGAGCTTTCTGAATTTATTGCGCCGCTACCGTGGGAAGCAGTGAATTCTTAGGTAGATTCCCCTTACATT is drawn from Solibacillus sp. R5-41 and contains these coding sequences:
- a CDS encoding YncE family protein, with amino-acid sequence MKRTHFILFSLFVFILTGCSDDRFERIDPHQSFVASVNIIEPSITFFDQSANEIALWPLEKAYTGAILVGKDAILLYGHQLKDADLYELSTGKLLKEISTGLGVTNAYFDAQTEKIFITNSKTNELTSYTMKGELQHTVKLHNYPMSMLVSDGKLYVINYKDTILSVISTETMAILDEWVIPKSSHGLVIPTGRDELWVGGHGEGNSPNKTVDIYAQSTGEKIKEILMPLMPVGFSQRDDEIAVVSHGENILYVVNTDGIIEWQLEIGANPFAVAHFKDSLVVAGYDDHSIYFINNRRIQKKVHTEKGPFHLLVREG
- the hemY gene encoding protoporphyrinogen oxidase, yielding MKVTLKRRKVVIVGGGITGLTTAFYLQQKAKAQNLPLDVVLSEASLRLGGKIHTVRKDGFIIERGPESFFDTSSSVRDLARDLNIEHEMIQNKNGRTFIAIGSELHPIPSNLLLGGSPDISSFMTSSVLSLSGKIRAAGDLFLPKLPHEADEPISEFFRRRFGQEVVENLVEPVLAGTFAGDVDHLSMHSMFPQFYQLEKDYRSLLLGMKKTGRGIYALDDTHGELHYETFKNGLETLVETLEKELADQSILKGIKVDAIEKLPDSTYQVNLNSGSPIQADMVVVTTPFNVTKKIFSDSEAIQQIPNMNYATIATVTMAFKKGQMKKHADTLNFFVSRNSDFAITTCTWNNRKWDDVAPEDYDSLRVYIGRVGDESIVELSDSEIEKIVLQDLRNAVGLTSSPIFTVVARWKESMPQYTIGHEARMKKMDEQFHKEYPKIHLVGSSYKGISVPDCVAQGKRAADKVIQELFESPVTP
- the hemH gene encoding ferrochelatase, giving the protein MKQVRGLLVMAYGTPYKEEDIERYYTHIRHGRKPSQEHIDDLAARYRAIGGISPLAKMTVAQAEALGARLNEVQDEVEYKVFIGLKHIEPFVEDAVEAMVNEGITEAISIVLAPHFSTFSVKSYNGRAIEAAEKLGGTLKITSVEAWYDEPKFIEFWKQAVNGELAKMSDEERTNCCLIVSNHSLPEKIKLAGDPYEQQLVETANLIEQASAIENVVVGWQSAGQTPEPWLGPDVQDLTRELFEQKGYKAFIYTPVGFVTEHLEVLYDNDFECKLVCNEIGASYYRPTMPNTHPLFIDAMVDAINKKLVN
- the hemE gene encoding uroporphyrinogen decarboxylase, which encodes MTKFNDTLLRAARGEEVEHTPVWFMRQAGRSQPEYREIKAKYSLEEITMQPELCAYVTRLPVEQYDVDAAILYKDIVTPLPGIGVDVKIQAGIGPVISNPIRTVADVEKLGEFNAKEHTPYVLETIKMLTQEQLNVPLIGFGGAPFTLASYMIEGGPSRSYAKTKSFMVSEPKAWFALMDKLADMIIADITAQVEAGAKAIQIFDSWVGALNVDDYRIFIKPTMTRIFGELRKLNVPLIQFGVGASHLVNEWHDLPIDVVGLDWRLPIREAGARGVTKAVQGNLDPTLLISDWNVLEARAKDIVDQGLAHEGGHIFNLGHGVFPEVSPAVLKRLTTFVHEYSREQIAKRG
- a CDS encoding Target of RNAIII-activating protein, encoding MNFYITSGTPDFMEKLIAKNHKESLILLHGNGNSVVLHESPKKSFFAVPRNFEVLDQKGQFEQKGYFTFYNMPILSDGRPVFENAVSDVITSLKTDSTVIAYRFLRPIKADTYLLIIQWVGPASFDVWKNGQNYKAKIAPILEGKASVIQSMFDTSFYMTTYSATPKD